Proteins encoded in a region of the Populus nigra chromosome 3, ddPopNigr1.1, whole genome shotgun sequence genome:
- the LOC133690370 gene encoding casparian strip membrane protein 1 — protein sequence MKSESAAIDIPESSSVAKGKAPLIAVSRNEKGGYRKGIAIFDFILRLAAIATALAAAAAMGTSDETLPFFTQFFQFQASYDDLPTFQFFVIAIAIVGGYLVLSLPFSIVAIVRPHAVGPRLLLIILDAVALTLNTAAGAAAAAIVYLAHNGNSNTNWLAICQQYGDFCQKVSGAVVASFITVVIFVFLIVLSAFALRRH from the exons ATGAAGAGTGAATCAGCAGCAATTGATATCCCAGAGTCCAGCTCTGTTGCTAAAGGAAAAGCACCTCTCATAGCTGTTTCCAGGAATGAAAAGGGAGGATACAGGAAGGGGATTGCCATATTTGACTTCATTCTAAGGCTAGCTGCTATAGCGACTGCtctagctgctgctgctgccatGGGAACTAGTGATGAAACCCTTCCATTCTTCACTCAATTCTTCCAGTTCCAGGCTAGCTATGATGATCTTCCCACTTTCCA GTTTTTCGTCATTGCAATCGCAATAGTTGGTGGCTACCTGGTCCTTTCCCTTCCATTCTCCATAGTAGCTATTGTCCGCCCACATGCAGTTGGGCCAAGGCTCCTGCTGATTATTTTGGACGCT gttGCACTTACCCTAAACACTGCTGCTGGGGCTGCAGCTGCTGCCATAGTCTACTTGGCTCACAATGGCAACTCAAACACAAACTGGCTTGCTATCTGTCAACAGTATGGTGATTTCTGCCAGAAAGTCAGTGGAGCTGTGGTGGCATCATTCATCACTGTTGTCATCTTCGTGTTTTTGATTGTGCTGTCAGCTTTCGCTCTGCGAAGgcattaa
- the LOC133689562 gene encoding casparian strip membrane protein 3-like yields the protein MSTRVDIPAETSAVAKGTAPLIGDSTHENGGYKKGLAIFDFVSRLGAVMAARAAAATMGTSDQTLPFFTLFFQSQASYDDLPTFQYVNLLLSLVNTMINICLPLLDT from the coding sequence ATGTCAACTAGAGTTGATATTCCTGCTGAAACAAGTGCTGTCGCTAAAGGAACAGCACCTCTAATAGGAGATTCCACTCATGAAAATGGAGGATACAAGAAGGGGCTTGCTATATTCGACTTCGTTTCGAGGCTAGGTGCTGTAATGGCAGCTCGAGCTGCCGCTGCCACAATGGGAACTAGTGATCAGACCCTTCCCTTCTTCACTCTGTTCTTCCAATCCCAAGCTAGCTATGATGATCTTCCCACTTTTCAGTACGTCAATCTTTTATTATCTTTAGTTAATACAATGATTAATATCTGCTTACCATTGTTAGATACTTAG
- the LOC133687925 gene encoding mRNA-decapping enzyme-like protein yields the protein MSQTGKLMPNLDQQSTKMLNLTVLQRMDPFIEEILITAAHVTFYAFNIETNQWSRKDVEGSLFVVKRNTQPRFQFIVMNRRNTENLVENLLGDFEYEVQAPYLLYRNQSQEVNGIWFYNRRECEDVANLFTRILNAYSKVPAKPKVASGKSEYEELEAVPNMSVFEGPLEPSSTASAANDSTEDSSFENFFSTAMNIGSTASSVANSRQPYQPSPTIPLTSHPPSVVMPSPLVPQIPSLPLSSLPTSKTIHGTPDPISSGSHVTNLVKPSFFAPLSSSSVLLPPPISSPLTSAPALQPPLNLQRPYGTPMLQPFPPPTPPPSLTPSSTATTPLISRDKVRDALLMLIQDDQFIDMFHQALLKVHHP from the exons ATGTCACAGACAGGGAAATTGATGCCAAATCTGGATCAACAGAGCACTAAGATGCTCAATCTCACTGTACTCCAGCGAATGGATCCTTTCATCGAAGAGATTTTAATCACAGCTGCGCATGTCACTTTTTACGCTTTCAATATCGAAACCAATCAGTGG AGCCGCAAGGATGTTGAAGGATCTCTCTTTGTAGTCAAGAG GAATACTCAACCGCGGTTTCAGTTTATTGTAATGAACCGGCGAAACACag AAAACTTAGTGGAGAATTTATTGGGGGATTTTGAGTATGAAGTTCAAGCTCCGTATTTGTTGTATCGGAATCAATCTCAAGAAGTTAATGGTATTTGGTTTTACAATCGGCGTGAATGTGAGGATGTTGCCAACCTCTTTACTAG GATCCTTAATGCTTACTCAAAGGTTCCTGCAAAGCCAAAAGTAGCTTCAGGCAAAAG TGAATATGAGGAGCTTGAAGCAGTCCCAAATATGTCAGTGTTTGAAGGTCCCTTGGAACCATCATCAACTGCCTCTGCTGCCAACGATAGCACTGAAGATTCTTCGTTTGAGAACTTCTTTAGT ACAGCCATGAATATTGGAAGTACTGCTTCTAGTGTAGCAAATTCAAGACAGCCATATCAGCCTTCTCCCACCATTCCATTAACCTCCCATCCACCTAGTGTTGTTATGCCCTCTCCACTAGTTCCACAAATACCGTCTCTTCCTCTTTCATCTTTACCCACCTCAAAAACCATCCATGGCACTCCTGATCCAATCAGCAGTGGCAGTCATGTCACTAATCTTGTGAAGCCCTCATTTTTTGCACCCCTTTCTTCCTCATCTGTATTGCTGCCACCCCCTATCTCCTCGCCACTTACTAGTGCTCCTGCACTTCAGCCTCCCCTAAATCTGCAACGACCATATGGCACTCCAATGCTTCAACCCTTCCCACCTCCCACACCACCACCATCTCTTACTCCTAGTTCAACTGCCACTACACCTCTTATTAGCAGGGACAAAGTCCGTGATGCACTTCTGATGCTTATTCAG GATGATCAATTCATTGACATGTTTCATCAAGCACTGCTGAAGGTGCACCATCCATGA
- the LOC133688993 gene encoding small RNA-binding protein 11, chloroplastic: MAAALRRIAGEKSFMLSSIRAKLVAAPTALFIWQRGITTKLFVGGLSIYTTENGLSEAFSQYGQVVEAKIVMDRALDRSKGFGFVTYASEDEAQKALDEMNGKALNGRVIYVDYAKLKTNFGGGIPIARGPPEPTTSES; this comes from the exons ATGGCTGCGGCACTTAGAAGAATCGCAGGAGAGAAAAGCTTTATGCTTTCAAGTATTCGTGCTAAACTTGTTGCTGCTCCAACTGCCCTTTTCATTTGGCAGCGAGGCATAACCACTAAACTCTTTGTTGGAG GCTTGTCAATTTACACCACAGAGAATGGATTATCAGAAGCATTCTCTCAATATGGTCAGGTTGTTGAAG CTAAAATTGTGATGGACCGAGCCTTGGACAGATCAAAAGGTTTTGGTTTTGTAACTTATGCATCTGAAGATGAAGCTCAGAAAGCTCTGGATGAGATGAATGGGAAG GCACTGAATGGACGAGTCATCTATGTGGATTATGCAAAGCTCAAAACTAATTTTGGTGGTGGGATACCAATTGCTAGAGGACCTCCTGAACCAACAACATCTGAGAGTTGA